Genomic window (Alteromonas pelagimontana):
CTGGGCTGTGCCTAAAGGGCCAAGCTTCAACCCAAACCACAAGCGCTTAGCGGTGCGTACCGAAGATCATCCTATTTCCTATCGTACATTTGAAGGCGTGATACCGAAAAATCAATACGGCGCCGGCCCGGTGATGGTTTGGGACGCGGGCACTTGGGAATCACTCGAAGAAAACACCGATGACGCGATAAAGAAAGGCAAGATTCATTTTCGGCTTTCCGGCGATAAACTGGCCGGCGAGTGGACCCTGGCCCGGATGAAAGGAGCCGGTAAAGGAAAAGAAAACTGGCTTCTGATGAAAAAAAGCGACGACAAAAGCGTTGATGATGAACAGGAAGATTTTCTTGAAAAAACTGACTATAGCGTAATAAGTGGTCTCAAGTTTGACGACATCGCCAACGGAATAACTAAAAAGAAATCCGGAAGTACTGCGAGCCTCGCCTCGCTGACAGAAGCGTATTCTGCTGTGCAGTTGGCTACGCTAGTCGATAAACCGCCCAAAGGCGCCGACTGGCTTCATGAGGTTAAGTATGATGGTTATCGAATTCTGGTTTATTTTTGTAATGGTCGCGTAAGAATTAACACCCGCAACGGCCACAACTGGACAGACAAATTCCCACGCTTACGAGATGCATTTGAAAAACTAGAAGTGGGAGATTTCGTCGTTGATGGGGAAGCGGTAGTTGTCGATAGCAATGGTATTACTGACTTTAAGTCTTTGCAAAACGCACTGGGAGATGAATCTGCGCCTATGCAGGCTTTTTTCTTCGACCTGCTTAACTGGAATGGCGATGATTACGCCAAACAACCGTTTGCAGAAAGACGTCAGGCGCTGGAAAAGCTTTTTGAGCAAATCCCGTCAGATCCTTTGTTTATTAGCCAAACCATTTCGGGTGAGGGCAAAGACGTAATTGAAAAGGCGTGCGAGCTTGGTTTAGAAGGTATTATTTCTAAACGCAATTCCTCCCCTTATACCACCAGCCGGTCAAGATATTGGCTGAAGACGAAATGTGAGAACCGGCAGGAATTTATAATTTGCGGGCTCATTCCTTCGACTGCAGAGCGGCTTGCTGTGGGATCACTTCACCTGGGATATTACAAGAACGATGTGCTGTGCTACGCCGGTAAAGTCGGCACAGGATTCTCCAGAGATGAAGCGAAGAAGCTCTACGCAGAATTATCCGCTATTAAAAGAAAGCAACTTCCTTTTCCGGATTCAATAGATTCTGACACTAAAGATACGGTGTGGGTTGAGCCCGAGCTACTTTGTGAAGTGAAATTCGCTGCGTGGACAAGCACAGGAAAAGTACGACACGCCTCCTATCAGGGAAGGCGGGCAGATAAAACCCCGGAAAAAATTCAAAAAGAAACTCCCGCGCCAGTAGAAAAGAGCCAAGGTAGCGCGC
Coding sequences:
- the ligD gene encoding DNA ligase D, with protein sequence MPSDALKKYNEKRNFENTSEPQGEISAEASEALSFVVQKHAATRLHYDFRLEWNGVMWSWAVPKGPSFNPNHKRLAVRTEDHPISYRTFEGVIPKNQYGAGPVMVWDAGTWESLEENTDDAIKKGKIHFRLSGDKLAGEWTLARMKGAGKGKENWLLMKKSDDKSVDDEQEDFLEKTDYSVISGLKFDDIANGITKKKSGSTASLASLTEAYSAVQLATLVDKPPKGADWLHEVKYDGYRILVYFCNGRVRINTRNGHNWTDKFPRLRDAFEKLEVGDFVVDGEAVVVDSNGITDFKSLQNALGDESAPMQAFFFDLLNWNGDDYAKQPFAERRQALEKLFEQIPSDPLFISQTISGEGKDVIEKACELGLEGIISKRNSSPYTTSRSRYWLKTKCENRQEFIICGLIPSTAERLAVGSLHLGYYKNDVLCYAGKVGTGFSRDEAKKLYAELSAIKRKQLPFPDSIDSDTKDTVWVEPELLCEVKFAAWTSTGKVRHASYQGRRADKTPEKIQKETPAPVEKSQGSAPMKAKTKTSKRSTNPRVENIPISHPDRKIFPEAEVTKEQLARFYSEMKDYIIPVVAKRPISTLRCPKGISEKCFFQRNKGSGMSDNIHSIEIAHKDSSHDYMYINSISGLIEFVQLGVIELHPWNVRVDNSEKPDRLIFDLDPGEDVPFEAIKLATLDIKRRLEELGLVSFLKCTGGKGLHVTVPVQRRLDWETAKTFCRNFAKAMVSDTPDAYTINMSKAKRGGKIFLDYLRNDYASTAVMDYSVRARAGAPVAVPLNWNELDGLEAANQFSIDDVLERKNKKQLFEYPSVNQQLTKEVLNQYKS